The sequence CTTTTGCTTAAGCTCTTCACTGAGGATTTTGTTGTTAATAATGACAGCGTCTATAAGTTTCGCCGAGTGCTCATATATGGCTTCGATGTGATCTTTAATACTCATCTCGTCAGTCTCACCGTGCTGCGTCATAACATTTTGCACGTAAATCTTCTTTGCAGATGAAGACAGTATCGCTTCCTTCACACCCTTTACAAGAAGGTTAGGTATTACCGATGTATATAGACTACCGGGACCTATAAGTATAATGTCCGCCTTCATTATGGCATCTAGCGCTCCATCGATAGGCTCAACATCCTTAGGACAAAGTTCCACCCTCTTAATTTTTTTATTATCTTTAATAGCTTCTGCCGGCAATATGCTCTCGCCAAAGGCCTTGCTCTTGTCATCATATGTCGCTTCGATATTGACATCGTTCACGGTGATGGGCATAACAGTACCCTTGACCCTTAGTATGCTCGATGCCATCTTGACAGCTTCTTCAAAGGAGCCGTATATCTCATTCATAGCAAGCAAGAATAAATTGCCGAAGGATTGACCCTTTAGCTCGCCCTTCTCAAAGCGATGCGAAAGCAATGTGTTCATCTCGGGCTCAATGTCCGACAGTGCTAGTAGGCAGTTACGCACATCTCCCGGTGGTAGCATACCAACACTTCTTCTCAAAACGCCGCTTCCTCCTCCATCGTCCGCCATCGTTACAAGGGCAGTGATCTCTGATGAGTAGTTCTTGATACCCTTTAAAAGCGTCGATAGTCCAGTGCCGCCACCTATGGCAACTATCTTTGGGTTTAAGCTTCTATAATTAAACATTGCGCGCCTCTTTATACATATCCCTGTTCTTTAAAACAGTAAGATTCTTCTTTTCTTTCAAATATTCATATAACCTTTCAGCCATGTAGACACTTCTGTGCCTTCCTCCAGTGCATCCCATGCCTATAGTAAGCTGGTTTTTGCCTTCCTTGATGTAGTTTGGTAACAAAAACTCAAGCATGTCCACAAGCTTTTTAAAAAATTCTTCAGTCGCGTCAAATTTTTCTAAAAATTCTTTTATTTCATCATCTAAGCCTGATAGTGGTCTTAGATCGTCAAGGTAGTACGGATTTGGTAGGAACCTTACATCGAATACAAGGTCTGCCTCCTCCAAGATGCCATACTTAAAACCAAAGCTCTCTACTACTATGGTAAGCTTCTTTCTAGTGATGGTGTTTGAAAGTATATCGTAGAGCTTATCCTTTAGGTCGCTGCTCTTCATAGAGCTTGTGTCTATGATGTAATCCGACTTGTTCTTAAGCTCCTTAAGTATCTCTCTTTCCTTTTGTATACCGTCTTTTAATGAGCCGTCCTTGCTTAATGGATGCGGCCTTCTTCTTTCGTTGAAACGCTTAATAAGCTCACTATCTCTCGCGTCTAAGAATATTAGTTTGAAATCTAAATTCTTTTTTTCAAGCCCATCTATCACAGTGAGCATATCGTTAAAAAATTCCTTACCTCTAATATCCATACCGAAGGCAACCTTGTTTATGTCTTCATTGTCACTGTCTATTAGCTCAAAGAATTTTGGCAATAAAACAGGAGGCATATTGTCAATGCAGTAA comes from Fenollaria sporofastidiosus and encodes:
- the rapZ gene encoding RNase adapter RapZ, which produces MDIYVVTGMSGAGKSSLLNFMEDNGFYCIDNMPPVLLPKFFELIDSDNEDINKVAFGMDIRGKEFFNDMLTVIDGLEKKNLDFKLIFLDARDSELIKRFNERRRPHPLSKDGSLKDGIQKEREILKELKNKSDYIIDTSSMKSSDLKDKLYDILSNTITRKKLTIVVESFGFKYGILEEADLVFDVRFLPNPYYLDDLRPLSGLDDEIKEFLEKFDATEEFFKKLVDMLEFLLPNYIKEGKNQLTIGMGCTGGRHRSVYMAERLYEYLKEKKNLTVLKNRDMYKEARNV
- a CDS encoding gluconeogenesis factor YvcK family protein; this translates as MFNYRSLNPKIVAIGGGTGLSTLLKGIKNYSSEITALVTMADDGGGSGVLRRSVGMLPPGDVRNCLLALSDIEPEMNTLLSHRFEKGELKGQSFGNLFLLAMNEIYGSFEEAVKMASSILRVKGTVMPITVNDVNIEATYDDKSKAFGESILPAEAIKDNKKIKRVELCPKDVEPIDGALDAIMKADIILIGPGSLYTSVIPNLLVKGVKEAILSSSAKKIYVQNVMTQHGETDEMSIKDHIEAIYEHSAKLIDAVIINNKILSEELKQKYLDECQEQIFLTDDDKKFLDEERVDYIEGDCLDDDEDYVRHDSDKLARMIIDYYIKTRRVKTYEK